From a single Armatimonadota bacterium genomic region:
- a CDS encoding GNAT family N-acetyltransferase: MKIVLKEVFPSAEGFDKLMEKVEWLYEESFPPPERHPFNKLRTLLEKEEVPRRTRMIVALDNDEVVGLSIFQFAPEARLGYLWYLCVAPSARRLGLGSRLYQRTLELLAQDGATSMIFEVDPISTPPHPIYGDPVKRLRFYERLGARIIIGYEFFQKPIPPHDEVRLDLMLHILDGSKCDGPKVARIIEDWLWYLKGRKEEVPLDVRLGSLEELL; this comes from the coding sequence ATGAAGATAGTTTTGAAAGAGGTTTTTCCTTCGGCCGAAGGGTTCGACAAGTTGATGGAAAAGGTGGAGTGGCTCTATGAGGAATCGTTTCCACCGCCAGAACGACATCCGTTTAACAAATTACGCACTTTGCTTGAGAAAGAAGAAGTTCCAAGGCGGACTCGCATGATTGTAGCATTGGACAACGATGAAGTCGTTGGCTTAAGTATTTTTCAGTTTGCGCCAGAGGCTCGACTCGGTTACCTTTGGTATTTGTGTGTTGCACCTTCAGCAAGGAGGTTGGGTTTGGGCTCTCGTCTCTATCAGAGAACTCTGGAACTGCTTGCACAAGATGGTGCCACGAGCATGATTTTCGAGGTTGATCCGATTTCGACGCCGCCACATCCAATATATGGGGACCCAGTTAAACGCCTGCGCTTTTACGAAAGGCTTGGTGCGCGAATAATCATTGGCTATGAGTTCTTTCAAAAGCCGATACCGCCGCATGACGAGGTAAGGCTCGACCTTATGCTCCATATTTTGGATGGAAGCAAGTGTGATGGCCCAAAAGTAGCTCGCATTATTGAGGATTGGCTTTGGTATCTCAAGGGTCGAAAAGAGGAAGTTCCTTTGGATGTACGGTTAGGCTCATTAGAAGAATTACTTTGA
- a CDS encoding polysaccharide deacetylase family protein, whose protein sequence is MATLLIGYDVECESKPEITRHFLHTVAEVHAKHPCTLFLLGLVIEKNADYLKKVANNRMFDFQQHTYSHKLLKTICIDRRNGTIEVHKGVSLQEIEEEVAKTSELIRQEFGKECIGLTGPWGYYRGLADRPDILEVLHRLGIRFTRTYGRDQFDFQPVAFEIQPFWYDAQGFPDILEIPIHDWQDVYWRGMHGWDDIKGYSDHLLWCLDYVAQRNLIWSYASHDWSSILKDSDMTIIRTLLEAADERGVKVQSYLDYYIEQKEKRNAQQTGN, encoded by the coding sequence ATGGCAACATTACTTATTGGTTATGATGTTGAGTGCGAGAGCAAACCAGAGATTACAAGGCATTTCTTGCATACGGTGGCGGAAGTCCACGCTAAGCATCCGTGCACTTTGTTCCTACTCGGCCTGGTCATCGAAAAGAATGCTGACTATTTAAAGAAAGTTGCAAACAATCGGATGTTTGACTTTCAGCAGCACACTTATTCACACAAGCTTTTGAAAACCATCTGTATCGATAGAAGAAATGGAACAATCGAAGTCCACAAAGGGGTATCACTTCAGGAGATTGAAGAAGAAGTTGCAAAAACCTCAGAACTCATAAGACAAGAGTTCGGCAAAGAATGTATTGGCTTAACCGGACCATGGGGATATTATCGAGGGCTAGCAGACCGCCCGGATATCCTCGAAGTGCTCCATCGGCTCGGAATACGCTTCACGCGGACGTATGGCCGTGACCAATTTGATTTTCAACCAGTAGCTTTCGAGATTCAACCCTTCTGGTATGATGCCCAGGGCTTCCCTGATATATTGGAAATCCCAATCCACGACTGGCAAGACGTTTACTGGCGCGGAATGCACGGCTGGGACGACATCAAAGGCTATTCTGACCACCTTCTATGGTGTCTTGATTACGTTGCACAGAGAAACCTCATCTGGAGCTACGCTTCCCACGACTGGTCCAGCATTCTAAAGGATTCCGACATGACCATTATCCGCACGCTCCTTGAAGCCGCAGATGAGCGAGGGGTTAAGGTTCAGTCATACCTAGATTATTACATAGAGCAAAAGGAGAAAAGAAATGCACAACAAACTGGCAATTGA
- a CDS encoding DUF4382 domain-containing protein, with translation MGRKTVRILIIFGIATICAWALTGCGGSSRNGHIQISLTDAPFDADQINISIKSIDVHKAGGSWTNVKTYDIPLKVNLLDHASGNPPLLLVDAPLSSGHYTQIRLMLDSAEIVKGADRYDVNLRNVEQTGVKCVGEFTVEPGQLCAIILDFNAGRSFVNNPPGSSNFMLIPKLTMSPLNIATKVFGKVEVKDQSGTPQPIPDDAVINVYAAGHIGEAEFLISTADIEPSDANPLIGLFTISVLPQGNYDFQIIFNGTVVKEITGQAITPPEIDLGTILVTLQ, from the coding sequence ATGGGACGCAAAACAGTGAGAATTCTCATTATTTTTGGGATAGCGACAATATGTGCATGGGCCCTTACAGGTTGCGGTGGATCAAGCAGAAACGGGCATATTCAAATATCCTTGACGGATGCCCCATTCGATGCCGACCAGATCAACATTAGTATAAAGAGCATAGATGTACATAAGGCAGGCGGCAGCTGGACCAACGTTAAAACGTACGACATACCACTAAAAGTGAACCTTCTAGACCATGCTTCTGGTAATCCTCCGCTCCTGCTTGTCGATGCACCACTTTCAAGTGGCCATTATACTCAAATCCGTCTTATGCTCGATTCGGCTGAGATAGTAAAAGGAGCCGACAGGTACGATGTTAATCTTAGAAATGTTGAGCAAACCGGTGTTAAGTGTGTTGGCGAGTTCACAGTTGAGCCTGGCCAGCTGTGTGCCATAATCCTCGACTTCAATGCCGGCAGGTCCTTTGTAAATAACCCACCTGGGAGCTCTAACTTCATGCTCATACCCAAGCTAACAATGTCGCCTTTGAACATTGCAACCAAAGTATTCGGCAAAGTTGAGGTGAAAGACCAAAGTGGCACACCCCAACCGATACCTGACGACGCCGTCATCAATGTCTATGCCGCTGGCCATATTGGTGAGGCAGAGTTCCTAATCTCCACTGCTGATATTGAACCCTCGGACGCCAATCCACTGATAGGATTATTCACAATCTCAGTCCTTCCGCAAGGAAACTATGATTTCCAAATCATCTTCAATGGCACGGTTGTAAAAGAAATTACAGGCCAAGCAATCACACCACCCGAAATCGATCTTGGTACAATTCTTGTAACGCTTCAGTAG
- a CDS encoding DegT/DnrJ/EryC1/StrS family aminotransferase produces MHNKLAIEGGTPAKTTPEPPMLPGAWEIGEAEKKAILEVLDEKILFRYYGSPNRKSRVQEFEERFSAHIGAKHALAVNSGTSSLIAGLVGAGIGPGDEVIVPAYTFVASPAAVIAAKAIPVIAEVDSSLTLDPNDFERKITKYTKAVMPVHMRGTPCDMDRITNIAKKHGIKIIEDVAQSCGASYKGKPLGTFGDVGCFSLQMYKVITSGEGGVVVTDNSDIYDKARMYHDAAVRFWGKDTGMAIFPGVNFRMSELAGALALVQLSKLEDLLARMRENKRRIKSQIEPKKGLEFRKIYDEKGEAGLSLVMFMPNSEIAKQVAAALQKEGIGAGTIYNQGIPDRHIYTSWVEILSKTPDVQKGCPFTCAFYKGNVEYSPDMCPQTLDYLGRAIHLNVSPLLSPEDCDAIAFGINKVMTAML; encoded by the coding sequence ATGCACAACAAACTGGCAATTGAAGGAGGCACGCCTGCGAAAACCACTCCAGAACCGCCAATGCTTCCAGGCGCATGGGAAATAGGAGAGGCAGAAAAGAAAGCCATTCTAGAGGTGCTCGATGAAAAAATTCTCTTCCGCTACTACGGGTCGCCGAACCGAAAGTCTAGAGTGCAAGAGTTTGAAGAAAGATTTTCAGCTCATATTGGCGCAAAACATGCCTTAGCAGTTAATTCAGGAACAAGCTCTCTCATTGCAGGCCTCGTGGGAGCGGGAATTGGGCCAGGCGATGAGGTTATAGTGCCAGCATATACGTTCGTTGCGTCGCCTGCTGCAGTAATTGCAGCGAAAGCTATCCCAGTCATCGCTGAAGTTGATAGTTCACTTACGCTCGACCCGAATGATTTCGAACGCAAGATTACAAAATACACGAAAGCTGTAATGCCAGTCCATATGCGTGGAACTCCCTGCGACATGGACCGAATAACAAACATTGCAAAAAAGCATGGCATAAAAATAATTGAGGACGTAGCCCAATCGTGTGGTGCAAGCTACAAAGGCAAGCCGCTTGGTACTTTTGGCGATGTCGGCTGTTTTAGCTTGCAAATGTACAAGGTTATTACCTCGGGTGAAGGCGGAGTCGTTGTTACTGATAATTCGGATATATACGACAAAGCACGCATGTATCATGACGCTGCCGTTCGCTTCTGGGGCAAAGACACAGGCATGGCCATCTTCCCAGGCGTAAACTTCCGCATGAGCGAGCTTGCTGGTGCTCTAGCCCTCGTTCAGCTTTCAAAGCTGGAAGATTTACTTGCACGGATGCGAGAAAACAAGCGTCGGATTAAGAGCCAAATTGAACCTAAGAAAGGTTTGGAATTTCGCAAGATTTACGATGAAAAAGGTGAGGCAGGTCTTAGCTTGGTTATGTTTATGCCGAACTCCGAGATAGCAAAACAAGTTGCGGCCGCACTCCAAAAAGAAGGTATTGGCGCCGGGACAATCTACAATCAAGGTATTCCAGACCGCCATATTTACACTAGTTGGGTTGAAATTTTATCAAAGACCCCTGATGTGCAAAAAGGATGTCCCTTCACCTGCGCTTTTTACAAGGGAAATGTCGAGTATTCACCAGATATGTGTCCACAGACACTAGATTATCTTGGCAGGGCAATACACTTAAACGTTAGCCCACTTCTTAGCCCAGAGGATTGTGATGCAATTGCCTTCGGTATAAACAAAGTAATGACAGCAATGCTGTAA
- a CDS encoding sodium-dependent transporter gives MNQREHWASRIGLVLAMAGSAVGLGNFLRFPVQAAGNGGGAFMIPYFAALILLAVPLMWAEWAMGRFGGVRGHGTTPGIFKLLWPGRISKYLGVLGIAFPLTVLIWYTYVESWTLAYSYFSLTGAYAGIETRERMAQFLSNFLGGGGYATAYIFFIITILLNFVVIYRGITRGIEALAKIAMPILFLFAVILVIRVFTLRGVTPEHPDWNVVNGLAFLWNPRFEKLGDLRIWLAAAGQVFFTLSLGYGVIQTYASYVRKNDDIALSGLATTATNEFAEVVLGGSLAIPLAFAFFGPVAMSEIAKAGAFDLGFMSMPIVFGHLPLGWLLGALWFGLLFFAGITSSVSLAQPAVAFLEDELGWSRKRSSISLFVLVFIACQCVIFGKGFLDELDFLSGTAGIVLFAAIEVIIFAWIFGMERGWEEITSGADIRVPRIFYYVLKYVTPLYLIGVLAGFIIQQGFDVITLSGTPPEQIPWKWGARALVFGLIIAMIILVRFSKRLRGEVENGESGNG, from the coding sequence ATGAACCAAAGAGAGCATTGGGCAAGCAGGATTGGATTAGTGCTTGCAATGGCCGGGAGCGCTGTTGGACTCGGCAACTTTTTAAGGTTTCCTGTTCAAGCCGCTGGGAATGGCGGTGGGGCCTTCATGATTCCTTATTTTGCCGCATTAATTCTATTGGCGGTGCCTCTAATGTGGGCAGAGTGGGCAATGGGCCGATTTGGAGGAGTTCGCGGTCATGGGACAACACCGGGCATTTTTAAGCTTTTGTGGCCTGGGCGCATATCTAAATATTTGGGTGTTCTTGGAATTGCTTTTCCACTTACAGTTCTTATTTGGTATACCTACGTTGAGTCATGGACGTTAGCATACAGTTATTTTTCGCTTACCGGTGCATATGCAGGAATTGAGACGCGTGAAAGAATGGCGCAATTTCTAAGCAATTTTCTAGGCGGCGGCGGATATGCGACTGCGTATATTTTCTTTATAATCACAATTTTACTCAATTTTGTTGTCATCTATCGTGGAATCACCCGAGGTATTGAGGCGCTAGCGAAGATTGCCATGCCAATCCTTTTCCTCTTTGCAGTCATTCTCGTCATAAGAGTTTTTACTCTTCGTGGAGTAACACCTGAACATCCAGATTGGAATGTTGTCAACGGCTTGGCGTTCTTGTGGAATCCTAGATTTGAAAAGCTTGGCGACTTAAGGATATGGCTTGCGGCTGCTGGACAAGTATTCTTCACGCTGAGCCTTGGGTATGGTGTAATCCAAACATATGCTTCTTATGTTAGGAAGAATGACGACATTGCATTAAGTGGTCTGGCGACTACTGCCACAAATGAGTTTGCAGAGGTGGTTCTCGGCGGCTCGCTTGCGATACCCCTTGCATTTGCATTTTTCGGCCCCGTTGCGATGAGTGAGATAGCAAAAGCGGGTGCCTTTGACTTGGGTTTTATGTCAATGCCCATTGTTTTTGGACATTTGCCATTAGGGTGGTTGCTGGGGGCACTTTGGTTTGGCTTGCTTTTCTTCGCGGGTATTACATCCTCTGTATCTTTGGCTCAACCTGCGGTGGCATTTCTTGAGGATGAGCTTGGCTGGTCGAGAAAAAGGTCAAGTATCAGTCTATTTGTGCTAGTTTTTATAGCATGTCAATGCGTAATATTTGGAAAGGGATTCTTGGACGAGCTTGATTTTCTTTCCGGAACAGCTGGAATTGTGCTTTTTGCTGCAATTGAAGTAATCATATTCGCATGGATATTTGGAATGGAAAGGGGTTGGGAGGAGATAACTTCTGGAGCCGACATAAGAGTTCCGAGGATATTTTACTATGTCCTCAAGTATGTGACCCCTTTGTACTTGATTGGAGTGCTCGCAGGGTTCATAATTCAGCAGGGATTTGACGTGATAACCCTTAGCGGCACCCCACCGGAACAAATCCCATGGAAGTGGGGTGCACGGGCGCTTGTATTTGGACTGATTATTGCAATGATAATACTTGTCAGGTTTTCCAAGCGTTTAAGGGGAGAGGTGGAAAATGGTGAATCAGGAAATGGTTAA